The proteins below are encoded in one region of Acanthochromis polyacanthus isolate Apoly-LR-REF ecotype Palm Island chromosome 4, KAUST_Apoly_ChrSc, whole genome shotgun sequence:
- the LOC127533632 gene encoding uncharacterized protein LOC127533632 — MQQATSHISKVRIFFLTWVDLPAFFPDHPSVQLFSIKRWPIDCQHPAMSDGTFTAKPSTLFEHREDLIQCFENIQDSGDFDASTIREAGAMAMLLEHQDFKFFLELFHHIMPHVDLLYAKLQKKNVDAVHIKVSIQQFEQDIENIRNSLHSMGEPRSGCLTAKRRRALSSEDRQRVAEEICNTILGHTKERFSFTDHLVCATLLQGDRFEEHHGSFPEEALQRTLKAYPMLNGSKLKTERGLISSKVEFRACCGALDLFQLVMENNLEVVFSETVNLLRILITTPMTTAEAERCFSTLKRVKTFLRNSMTQKRLNALAMLSMEKETCL; from the exons ATGCAGCAGGCCACCTCTCACATTTCCAAggtgagaattttttttctgacctgGGTGGATTTGCCAGCTTTTTTTCCTGATCACCCAAGCGTACAGCTGTTCTCGATAAAACGGTGGCCCATAGACTGCCAACATCCAGCAATGTCAGATGGAACTTTCACAGCCAAGCCATCAACACTGTTTGAGCACAGAGAGgatctcattcagtgttttgagAACATACAAGACTCAGGTGACTTTGATGCCAGTACCATCAGAGAGGCAGGAGCCATGGCCATGCTGCTGGAACATCAGGACTTTAAGTTCTTTCTGGAACTTTTTCACCACATCATGCCACATGTGGACCTCCTCTATGCCAAGCTCCAGAAGAAGAACGTAGATGCAGTCCACATAAAAGTGAGCATCCAGCAGTTTGAACAGGACATCGAAAACATCAG AAATTCTCTCCATTCCATGGGTGAGCCAAGAAGTGGCTGTCTGACAGCAAAGAGGCGTCGGGCACTCAGTTCAGAGGATCGTCAAAGGGTTGCAGAAGAG ATCTGCAACACCATTCTGGGACACACCAAGGAGCGCTTCTCCTTCACCGACCATCTTGTCTGTGCAACCTTGTTGCAGGGGGACAGGTTTGAAGAGCATCACGGGTCATTTCCTGAAGAGGCACTGCAACGCACTTTGAAGGCCTACCCGATGCTGAATGGAAGCAAGCTGAAGACAGAACGCGGTCTCATCTCCAGCAAAGTAGAGTTCAGAGCCTGCTGTGGTGCACTGGACCTATTCCAGCTGGTCATGGAGAACAATCTTGAAGTTGTCTTTTCAGAAACTGTCAATCTTTTAAGGATCCTGATCACCACACCCATGACCACAGCTGAAGCAGAGAGGTGTTTCTCAaccttgaaaagagtgaaaacatTTCTCAGAAACTCCATGACCCAGAAAAGGCTGAATGCCTTGGCCATGCTCTCCATGGAAAAAGAGACTtgtttgtga